The following proteins come from a genomic window of Ursus arctos isolate Adak ecotype North America unplaced genomic scaffold, UrsArc2.0 scaffold_12, whole genome shotgun sequence:
- the CDC7 gene encoding cell division cycle 7-related protein kinase isoform X1: MEASLGIQMDEPMAFSPQRDQVQADGSLKKHEQNFKLPGVKKDIEKLYEAVPQLGNLFKIKDKIGEGTFSSVYLATAQLQVGPEEKIALKHLIPTSHPIRIAAELQCLTVAGGQDNVMGVKYCFRKNDHVVIAMPYLEHESFLDILNSLSFQEVREYMFNLFKALKRIHQFGIVHRDVKPSNFLYNRRLKKYALVDFGLAQGTHDTKIELLKFVQSEAQQESYSQNKSHVITGNKISLSGPAAPKESDQQPTVKTSVKRPYTNAQSQIKQGKDGKEGSVGLSVQRSVFGERNFNIHSSISHESPAVKLMKQSKTVDVLSRKLATKKKAISTKVMNSGVMRKTASSCPASLTCDCYATDKVCSICLSRRQQVAPRAGTPGFRAPEVLTKCPNQTTAIDMWSAGVIFLSLLSGRYPFYKASDDLTALAQIMTIRGSRETIQAAKTFGKSILCSKEVPAQDLRRLCEKLRGIDSNTPQLTSDTQGPASHDPAFSEKTDHKASHLIQTPQAQHSGDSLYKGDSGGRAGSWNTGTADLEGWGEVPDEAYDLLDKLLDLNPASRITAEAALSHPFFKDMSL, translated from the exons GTGTTAAAAAAGATATCGAGAAGCTTTATGAAGCTGTACCACAGCTTGGTAATTTGTTTAAGATTAAGGACAAAATTGGAGAAG gcACTTTCAGCTCTGTTTATTTGGCCACAGCACAGTTACAAGTAGGACCTGAAGAGAAAATTGCTCTAAAACACTTAATTCCAACAAGTCATCCTATAAGAATTGCAGCTGAACTTCAGTGCCTAACAGTGGCGGG GGGGCAAGACAATGTCATGGGAGTTAAATACTGCTTTAGGAAAAATGATCATGTGGTTATTGCTATGCCGTATCTGGAGCATGAGTCCTTTTTG gacattttgaattctctttcctttcaagAAGTACGGGAATATATGTTTAATCTGTTCAAAGCTTTGAAACGCATTCATCAGTTTGGTATTGTTCACCGTGATGTTAAACCCAGCAATTTTTTATATAATAGGCGCCTGAAAAA GTACGCGTTGGTAGACTTTGGTTTGGCACAAGGAACCCATGATACGAAAATAGAGCTTCTCAAATTTGTCCAATCTGAAGCTCAGCAGGAAAGTTATTCACAAAATAAATCCCATGTAATCACAGGAAACAAGATTTCGTTGAGTGGCCCAGCAGCACCTAAGGAGTCGGATCAGCAGCCCACCGTGAAAACTTCTGTGAAAAGGCCCTACACAAATGCGCAGAGTCAGATTAAACaaggaaaagatggaaag GAGGGATCTGTAGGCCTTTCTGTCCAGCGCTCTgtttttggagaaagaaatttCAATATACACAGCTCCATTTCACATGAGAGCCCTGCAGTGAAA CTTATGAAGCAGTCAAAGACTGTGGATGTACTATCTAGAAAGTTAGCAACAAAAAAGAAGGCTATTTCTACAAAAGTTATGAATAGTGGTGTGATGAGGAAAACTGCCAGTTCTTGCCCAGCTAGCCTGACCTGTGACTGTTACGCAACAGATAAAGTTTGCAGTATTTGCCTTTCAAG GCGGCAACAGGTTGCCCCTAGGGCAGGTACACCGGGATTCAGAGCACCAGAGGTTTTGACAAAGTGCCCCAATCAAACTACAG CAATTGACATGTGGTCTGCAGGTGTCATATTCCTTTCTTTGCTTAGTGGGCGATATCCATTTTATAAAGCAAGTGATGATTTAACTGCTTTGGCTCAAATTATGACAATTCGTGGATCCAGGGAAACTATCCAAGCTGCTAAAACTTTTG gcAAATCAATATTGTGTAGCAAAGAAGTCCCAGCACAAGACTTGAGAAGACTCTGTGAGAAGCTCAGAGGTATCGATTCTAACACTCCCCAGTTAACAAGTGATACACAAGGGCCTGCTTCTCATGACCCAGCTTTTTCAGAGAAGACTGACCATAAAGCTTCTCACCTTATACAAACACCTCAAGCACAGCACTCAGGGGATTCACTGTATAAAGGGGACAGTGGTGGCCGTGCGGGTAGTTGGAATACAGGTACTGCCGATTTAGAAGGCTGGGGTGAGGTACCCGATGAAGCTTACGACCTGCTCGATAAACTTCTAGACCTAAATCCAGCTTCAAGAATAACAGCAGAAGCAGCTTTGTcgcatcctttttttaaagatatgagcTTGTGA
- the CDC7 gene encoding cell division cycle 7-related protein kinase isoform X2 produces MEASLGIQMDEPMAFSPQRDQVQADGSLKKHEQNFKLPGVKKDIEKLYEAVPQLGNLFKIKDKIGEGTFSSVYLATAQLQVGPEEKIALKHLIPTSHPIRIAAELQCLTVAGGQDNVMGVKYCFRKNDHVVIAMPYLEHESFLDILNSLSFQEVREYMFNLFKALKRIHQFGIVHRDVKPSNFLYNRRLKKYALVDFGLAQGTHDTKIELLKFVQSEAQQESYSQNKSHVITGNKISLSGPAAPKESDQQPTVKTSVKRPYTNAQSQIKQGKDGKLMKQSKTVDVLSRKLATKKKAISTKVMNSGVMRKTASSCPASLTCDCYATDKVCSICLSRRQQVAPRAGTPGFRAPEVLTKCPNQTTAIDMWSAGVIFLSLLSGRYPFYKASDDLTALAQIMTIRGSRETIQAAKTFGKSILCSKEVPAQDLRRLCEKLRGIDSNTPQLTSDTQGPASHDPAFSEKTDHKASHLIQTPQAQHSGDSLYKGDSGGRAGSWNTGTADLEGWGEVPDEAYDLLDKLLDLNPASRITAEAALSHPFFKDMSL; encoded by the exons GTGTTAAAAAAGATATCGAGAAGCTTTATGAAGCTGTACCACAGCTTGGTAATTTGTTTAAGATTAAGGACAAAATTGGAGAAG gcACTTTCAGCTCTGTTTATTTGGCCACAGCACAGTTACAAGTAGGACCTGAAGAGAAAATTGCTCTAAAACACTTAATTCCAACAAGTCATCCTATAAGAATTGCAGCTGAACTTCAGTGCCTAACAGTGGCGGG GGGGCAAGACAATGTCATGGGAGTTAAATACTGCTTTAGGAAAAATGATCATGTGGTTATTGCTATGCCGTATCTGGAGCATGAGTCCTTTTTG gacattttgaattctctttcctttcaagAAGTACGGGAATATATGTTTAATCTGTTCAAAGCTTTGAAACGCATTCATCAGTTTGGTATTGTTCACCGTGATGTTAAACCCAGCAATTTTTTATATAATAGGCGCCTGAAAAA GTACGCGTTGGTAGACTTTGGTTTGGCACAAGGAACCCATGATACGAAAATAGAGCTTCTCAAATTTGTCCAATCTGAAGCTCAGCAGGAAAGTTATTCACAAAATAAATCCCATGTAATCACAGGAAACAAGATTTCGTTGAGTGGCCCAGCAGCACCTAAGGAGTCGGATCAGCAGCCCACCGTGAAAACTTCTGTGAAAAGGCCCTACACAAATGCGCAGAGTCAGATTAAACaaggaaaagatggaaag CTTATGAAGCAGTCAAAGACTGTGGATGTACTATCTAGAAAGTTAGCAACAAAAAAGAAGGCTATTTCTACAAAAGTTATGAATAGTGGTGTGATGAGGAAAACTGCCAGTTCTTGCCCAGCTAGCCTGACCTGTGACTGTTACGCAACAGATAAAGTTTGCAGTATTTGCCTTTCAAG GCGGCAACAGGTTGCCCCTAGGGCAGGTACACCGGGATTCAGAGCACCAGAGGTTTTGACAAAGTGCCCCAATCAAACTACAG CAATTGACATGTGGTCTGCAGGTGTCATATTCCTTTCTTTGCTTAGTGGGCGATATCCATTTTATAAAGCAAGTGATGATTTAACTGCTTTGGCTCAAATTATGACAATTCGTGGATCCAGGGAAACTATCCAAGCTGCTAAAACTTTTG gcAAATCAATATTGTGTAGCAAAGAAGTCCCAGCACAAGACTTGAGAAGACTCTGTGAGAAGCTCAGAGGTATCGATTCTAACACTCCCCAGTTAACAAGTGATACACAAGGGCCTGCTTCTCATGACCCAGCTTTTTCAGAGAAGACTGACCATAAAGCTTCTCACCTTATACAAACACCTCAAGCACAGCACTCAGGGGATTCACTGTATAAAGGGGACAGTGGTGGCCGTGCGGGTAGTTGGAATACAGGTACTGCCGATTTAGAAGGCTGGGGTGAGGTACCCGATGAAGCTTACGACCTGCTCGATAAACTTCTAGACCTAAATCCAGCTTCAAGAATAACAGCAGAAGCAGCTTTGTcgcatcctttttttaaagatatgagcTTGTGA